The genome window CCGCCGACGCCGTGCACGCCCCAGACGTCGAGCGCATCGTCGTAGCCGAACATCGCCTTGAGTCCGGTCACGCCCCAATAGCAGGCGCCACCCGCGACGAAGCCGATCGCGAGCGCGCTGCCGACCGTGACGAAGCCGCACGCCGGGGTGATCGCCACCAGACCGGCGACCGCGCCCGAGGCCGCGCCGAGCAGGCTCGGCTTGCCGCGCTTGACCCACTCGACGAGCGACCAGGCGACCACCGCCGCGGCGGTCGCGACGTGGGTGTTGATCATCGCATAGCCCGCGAGACCACCGGAGGCGAGCGCCGACCCGGCGTTGAAGCCGAACCAGCCGACCCACAGCAGCGCCGCGCCGATCATCGTCAGGGCGAGGTTGTGGGGCGCCATGTTCTCCGTGCCGAGGCCCTCGCGCTTGCCCACCATCAGGGTGGCGACAAGACCCGCGACCGCGGCATTGATGTGGACCACGGTGCCGCCCGCGAAATCGAGCACGCCCTGGCCGCCGAGATAGCCGCCCGGTCCCCAGACCATGTGCGCCACCGGCACGTAGACGATCATCAGCCAGAGGCCGAGGAACAGCATCATCGCCGAGAACTTCATGCGGTCCGCCGGGCCGCCGATGATCAGCGCCGGAGTGATCACCGCGAAGGTGCACTGGAACATCACGAACACCGTCTCGGGAATCGTGCCGGAGAGGGTGTCGGGGCCGATGCCCGCCAGCATCAGGCGGCCGGTCCCGCCGAGGAACGGGTTGCCCTCGGTGAACGCGAGGCTGTAGCCCGCAACCACCCACAGCACCGACAGCATGCCGGTGGCGAACAGGCACTGCATCAGCACCGTGAGCACGTTCTTCTGCCGCACCAGGCCGCCGTAGAACAGCGCAAGGCCGGGCACGGTCATCAGCAGCACCAGCACCGACGACATCAGCATCCAGGCGGTGTCGCCGGTGTCGAGCGCGGGCGCGGCGGTCTGCGCGAGCGCCGGAGTCGCCCAGGCGGCCGCCGCGAAGGCGCCGAGCGGCGCCGCGAATTTGATCTTGGTCATGTCGATGATCCTCGAACTCACAGCGCTTCGGCGTCGGTTTCGCCGGTGCGGATGCGCACCACCCGGGCGACGTCGGTCACGAACACCTTGCCGTCGCCGATCTTGCCGGTCTTCGCCGCGGCCACGATGGTTTCGACCACGGGCTCGACCATGTCCGCCGCGACCGCGACCTCGATCTTCACCTTGGGCAGGAAGCTGACGACGTATTCCGCGCCGCGATAGATCTCGGTCTGGCCCTTCTGGCGGCCGAAACCCTTGACCTCGGTCACCGTCAGCCCCTGCACCCCGAGCGGAATCAGCGCCTCGCGGACATCGTCGAGCTTGAACGGCTTGATGATCGCCGTGACGAGTTTCATTTGAACGGATACTCCCCAAAGACCGGCGGCGCGTGCCGCCCCGCGCCCGCGTGGTGCGGGCGCATGCGCAATACAAACGGCGTGCCATGCCGAATTGCGCCGTCATGCGGGGAAGTGTGCGGATCCTGCGAGGGCTTGCCGTACGGGTGAAGACCGCGGCGCGGGCACATGCCCATTTCCGCGCCATCCGACGCCCGAAATGCACGCCGGGCCGGAGGATCGCTCCCCCGGCCCGGCAACTGCCTCGGGCGCAGGCGTCAGAGCGCCTCGGTGTCGTTCTCGCCGGTGCGGATGCGCACGGCGCGGGCCAGTTCGGAGACGAACACCTTGCCGTCGCCGATCTTGCCGGTGCGGGCGGCGGCGACGATCGCCTCGACGATCGCGTCGACGAGCGTATCGGGCGCCGCGATCTCAAGCTTCACTTTGGGCAGGAAGTTCACGACGTATTCCGCGCCGCGATAGATTTCGGTCTGACCCTTCTGGCGACCGAAGCCCTTGACCTCGGTCACCGTCATGCCTTCGACGCCGAGCGGCGTGAGCGCGGCGCGCACGTCGTCGAGCTTGAAGGGTTTGATGATCGCCGTAACCAACTTCATTCGCTCTCTCCCGCGGGGATGTCGTTCATCGGACGGCCATACTATCAGACCCGACCGCCGCCCGCACCTTTGCCGAGAGACACGAAAAACCCGGCCATGGGGGCCGGGTTTTCGTCGTCGTCCGCCTGCCGCGGCTCAAGACAGGAACAACGCGGGCTCCGGCGCATCGTGGCCGAGACGACCCGAAGCCTCCTTGATCGCGCGGGCGAGCTTGTCGAAGGCGCGATTCTCGATCTGGCGCACCCGCTCGCGGCTGATGCCGTAGGACTTGCCGATGTCCTCAAGGGTCATCGGCTCGCTCCGCAGGCGGCGCAGGCGGATGATGTCCGCCTCGCGCGCGCTCAGACCGCGCATCGCATCGGCGATCAGACGATGGCCGAGATCGGTCTCCTGCTGCGCCGAGAGGGTTTCCTCCTGGTTCGGGCGGCGATCGACGAGCAGTTCGATGCGCTCCATGCCGCCGTCCTCGCCGACCGGGGCGTTCAGGGTCGCGTCGGGCTTGGAGAGGCGGCGGTTCATCGTCACCACCTCGTGCTCCGGCACTCCGAGATTCTCGGCGATCGTCTTCACGTCCTCGGGCGCGAGGTCGCCGTCCTCATAGCGGCCGAGCGCCGCCTTGGCGCGCCGCAGGTTGAAGAACAGCTTCTTCTGCGCCGCGACGGTGCCGATCTTCACCATCGACCAGCTGTTGAGAATGTATTCGTTGATCGCGGCCTTGATCCACCACATCGCATAGGTGGAGAGC of uncultured Alphaproteobacteria bacterium contains these proteins:
- the amtB gene encoding ammonium transporter (Evidence 2a : Function of homologous gene experimentally demonstrated in an other organism; PubMedId : 10931328, 1645722, 22020597, 7984428, 9618533; Product type t : transporter) yields the protein MTKIKFAAPLGAFAAAAWATPALAQTAAPALDTGDTAWMLMSSVLVLLMTVPGLALFYGGLVRQKNVLTVLMQCLFATGMLSVLWVVAGYSLAFTEGNPFLGGTGRLMLAGIGPDTLSGTIPETVFVMFQCTFAVITPALIIGGPADRMKFSAMMLFLGLWLMIVYVPVAHMVWGPGGYLGGQGVLDFAGGTVVHINAAVAGLVATLMVGKREGLGTENMAPHNLALTMIGAALLWVGWFGFNAGSALASGGLAGYAMINTHVATAAAVVAWSLVEWVKRGKPSLLGAASGAVAGLVAITPACGFVTVGSALAIGFVAGGACYWGVTGLKAMFGYDDALDVWGVHGVGGIVGAVLTGVFATAFIGGDGKSGLIDGNPMQVVTQIEGIVLTMVWSAIGSFVILKIIDVAFGLRVGRQVERDGLDFALHGETLSH
- the glnK gene encoding regulatory protein, P-II 2, for nitrogen assimilation by glutamine synthetase, regulates GlnL (NRII) and GlnE (ATase) (Evidence 2a : Function of homologous gene experimentally demonstrated in an other organism; Product type r : regulator), whose amino-acid sequence is MKLVTAIIKPFKLDDVREALIPLGVQGLTVTEVKGFGRQKGQTEIYRGAEYVVSFLPKVKIEVAVAADMVEPVVETIVAAAKTGKIGDGKVFVTDVARVVRIRTGETDAEAL
- the glnK gene encoding regulatory protein, P-II 2, for nitrogen assimilation by glutamine synthetase, regulates GlnL (NRII) and GlnE (ATase) (Evidence 2a : Function of homologous gene experimentally demonstrated in an other organism; Product type r : regulator), whose amino-acid sequence is MKLVTAIIKPFKLDDVRAALTPLGVEGMTVTEVKGFGRQKGQTEIYRGAEYVVNFLPKVKLEIAAPDTLVDAIVEAIVAAARTGKIGDGKVFVSELARAVRIRTGENDTEAL
- the rpoH gene encoding RNA polymerase sigma-32 factor — translated: MTTFSVPAISDEGGLQGYLRAIRAFPVLPADEEYMLSRRFTDHGDVEAAHKLVTSHLRLVAKIAMGYRHYGLPVADLISEGNVGLMRAVKKYDPERGFRLSTYAMWWIKAAINEYILNSWSMVKIGTVAAQKKLFFNLRRAKAALGRYEDGDLAPEDVKTIAENLGVPEHEVVTMNRRLSKPDATLNAPVGEDGGMERIELLVDRRPNQEETLSAQQETDLGHRLIADAMRGLSAREADIIRLRRLRSEPMTLEDIGKSYGISRERVRQIENRAFDKLARAIKEASGRLGHDAPEPALFLS